Genomic segment of Nilaparvata lugens isolate BPH chromosome 6, ASM1435652v1, whole genome shotgun sequence:
AACTTCTGTCTACGCAATGGATTCATTGGAAGAGGTGGGGTTTCTTTAGTTTAAAAAACTACCACATAAATTCAATTCTACTTGAAGTTACCACTAAACTTTAGTGAACTATCGACACTATTATACAGAATGGGGCTCGCTGTTAAAAGCGTCGCAGTTTTAAAgcaaattgagaaaataagaaatgtttgaacagaaattcattttttcttcaaggCATGATGCATGTGTCCGATTGCGCGTGCacattgattttaaattgaagCCTCTGTCGGCTGTTGTGTCTTTTTGGCTATTTCATGCATTCATACATCAGTCTaggctaggctatctatagtgaggtccacgctataatgacagtatttgatcaactttggttttgctatccttgtctatcatttgacaaagccggtggtactatccttttctaggtccacaacgatgcccattatgtttttgacagtgtagaaatataattaattcagagaatcggcatcgctattcttctatctttatccactgccattataacgtgtacctcactatagaaggcaTATGCGTCGGTACATCGTGTATTGTAtcaaccaaagaccttaaagaggtatCTTTAGGTCTTTAAGGTATTTGGTATCAGCTGTGTCTCGATAAAGAACGTCATGTTATGGTTTACCTCATTTGTTGTTTTGTGTggaattgtttttttcaaatgcaaatgatttgaaaaaaatcttgtatttaatattatttcctcTGTACATTAAGGTAAGGGTCAATGCTGCAAATACGTTTTTATAGTTACTAAGTCATTAACTAGTGACCCCTTGGTTGGAAAACTCGCTCaagaattttgtattgtaatctttgaaacacgtaaatttaaattatacagAGCTGGTGAAAactatggaaacagctaaatatttctattaaaagaataattagaTACTAGGTTTCATTATGGAcctattttaaatgaaaaatatttttatcgctTAGTCCAATCAagaaaagggtatagagggaaaagttgggaagacaatttttgaccccgcagttctgtttagggtagtaaggaggtaaatatatcaaaattctccacccctaccccctgtgctaagggggtggaggtggtttaaaggtaccatttttcgatttctcgcataaaactcaaaaactatgtatcctaaggacttgactgtcttataacaaattgaagcttacataatttcctacaatattcattctacaactttttttatatctccactagttttcgaaatatccgctcttgaaggtgtgacatttttgaaaaatacacgtttgccaccaattttttttatttttgctcttataactttttaaaaatcgacgggaaaaatccatgctgattatgagcttataaggcattaaattatcttcaatttgatgtataattccacGCTTTCACGAATTTCCCTGCACCTTTTGcaacagctttagtgttgagtgtgaaatctccattcttgcaacaatagaccaattgataATGGAATTTGGAGgaaatgttttaaagaaaattttggACTTTGCAGTCTTGTTGaaactagttaggaggagaacatttTGGAAATTTctcattcctaactcatgtgctaaggggactCACTAGCGCTCGTTCAAATAGTACTGTGTCCGATCAGTCACATCATGCACGAGTATAACCCACCTTCCTAACCTATGAAATTGCCTACTGGTACAGGagtgagaatattttttatccGTTTTAGGGCACCATGGATAAGGCTTACTTTCTGGATGgatataataccatagagaaacaatagcataagtagatatcccatggtatagggcgtttatgtcgcaagttttactgttatctcaagcctatagtccacgtagttcttttccgtgaagctttatgacgctggaagtctctcatattgtgccgtccatacactcttacccggtccaaacagtaaaaatcgacagtaatcggcttgagataacagtaaaagttgcgacataaacgccctataccatgggatatctactcatgctattgtttttctatgataatacaCACAGAGCTCTCAATGAGATATTATTGCTCTTAGTGATTCTGATGGACTTAACAGTGATGATGCAGAAACTATACTGATGATTCAAAAATTGATCTTATACTACCCAATGACACTTTACAAATTGATGAatccgcaataaaaaataatacacatttGGATCCTGATGAAGAACTTCAATTACTTTTGGAGCAGTATGAACTTCAAAGGAATGCAGAGAAGAGTTTAGTAATAAAACTGGAGTCGATATTTCAGCACTAGAATCTCTAGCAAGTATGATTACTCAGCCTGGACCTTCAAATGGTAAGAGAAGATCGGTCAGCCACCGTTCCATCACAAAGCCAGCAATTGTCAATCAAACAAGCTCCAAACGAAGCAAACATACTTATTATTTCAGAAGGAATAAAAAGTATGACTTGGAAGAAAGGCTCCTGTATTCGTGATGAGGAATGCATAGATTTCAGATGTGATACCACTCTTCCACAAGAAGTATTAGACTTCGATAGTCCATTTagcttcttctcctacttcttcaaGGGAGAACTTATTCAACATATTTTGGAGCAAACTGTGATATATATAGTGCTGAATCCGATCCAGAAAAGCTAATCGATATCACAtccaaagaataataataatatttattgaccaataagtacataatattatacaataggcTTTGTCACTTTGTGAGGGCGCAACACGCGATCCAGTCAAACGTATTACAAATTAAGATTACAAATTAATTACCAGTCCAGTATTGATGTCAGTAAGATTAAGATACTCTTCAGAAGTCTTGCAATACTTTGGTATCATCCTCATTCTTTCTTCAGTAGTCACCTGCAAAAATTTTCGTCACTACTGGAATCTAGATATTGgcaatcaaattatttcaaataccaTGATATGTAATCGTTTTGAAAAAGTACGACAGTTcctgcatttcaatgataatggGCGTATGGAGGCAAAAATCATCCAAACTATGATTAACTTGACAAAATTCGTCCAGTCATTGATTTCCCGAAGAGAAGATTTCTGTCTGTGCCAATGGAGGAATGTCTTAGTGTGGATGAACAAATCTGTGCTACAAAAGCCAAACCTAAAGCCATCACCTCAAAGTTCACATGCCTTCAAAGCCTAATAAATATGGCTATATACTTTTTTTAATCTGTGGAGTTTCTAGCTTTGCatatgatttttaaatttatacagGATCTGAACGAGACAGTATTCTGAAACCAGGAGAGAAGGACTCAGGAGCAAGCAGTAATGTTGTTATGTGACTTGCTTGTACGATGCCAGACAACTTGAATCACAAAGTAGGCCTATACTTTGATCATTATCCCAACTCGGCTCACCTACAAGTTTTTCTTCTTGGGAGAGGAATTTTATCCCTTTGAAAAGTGAGAAGAAATCGACTTCCAAACTCAAGTCTTTATTAAGAAGTTAAAATGACAAAACAAAATAGGGGATTTGTTGAAAATTCGTTGCATCTGTAGATACATGACATCTCATAGTCACTATTTGGAAGGATAACAAAACGGTAACTCTACTATCAACATACAAAGGATCGCTTCCAATGATTGAAGTGTCTAGATATGACAGGAAGGAGAGAAAGCGTGTACCTGTACCTTGCCCAAGTGTGatcattaaatataataaacatATGGGTGGGGTTGATCAACTTGATTCCCTATTAGATCGGTATCATATCTTGATGAGAACAAAAAGTGGTATTTCAGTCTTTTTTACCACTTTGTTGATCTGGCAGTGATAAATATCTAGCTCTTGTACAGGAAagtccttgaaatgaaaaatgggaCAAGAAAAGGAGAAATGAAACTGGTTGATTTTTGAACTGAACTAGCCATTATTACTATGTGCGAACTTGGACAAAGAAACCAACAAACACGGAGGAGGCCAAGAAGTGATGAAATTGTTGATTGTTTATGTAGACGACAAGTTCAAAACCACCCACCAGGAGATGGGTTGCTTCGACCATTGGCCCCCGCACACTGAGAAAAAATCAAGACAATATGCTGAAAATGTAACATTGCACTCTGCTTGAACGgaaataaaaattgtttcatTTCTTATCACGGAAAGTAGATTGTTGTGAGTGAGAGTTAGTTAGAGTATTATTATACAACATGAtgtaattttaatataattttatgatttgTATCAGAAGTCGATTGTTGTTATTTGATTCATTGCTCAATCTGACTGCATGATGCGTCTGATTGGAACCAACATTCTTTGTTCTACTGCAGGATGCATGCTATGTTCATTAACAACCAAATTTTTGATTTTgcatacattttcaaaataattaatgaaaactttaaaatttcaacttgaaaatgacctaagttagggtcgaaactagtcgttgaactattttgaagttaaaaaaaataaagggtactacaaaatttttatattgttttcattaatttgttcaagtagcccatgtaagtgaagtgtttttaattttcaaaatattacttgactttttattgaattatttttcctaaTATTGTTAGAAGTATTACCAAATTGgaaaacttatttttcaagattAACAATCATGAATTGTAGGGTTGAAAATTTCAAGGATCACAGTTAGAACTTTATTAAACTTTTTTTGTTATTATGTATCTTACTACATTAAAAATTAACGGTTTCAGAAATTACTTTCAATACAACTAAATTCTGAATGAacagaaatattttctaataacaTATTTTATTAGAGCTACTTAATttgttagttgaaaaataatctcATTGTACATTAAAAAAAACCCCAAGAAATCATGAAAATGGATTGAACATCCGAAacgtagtttttttttaataaaccagtttattgaaatgaatattatttttctgtttcaGAGCTacaaaaaattggataaaataattaatggtCTACTAAAACATCTAGCTTTCCTTCAATACTATCCACGTGAATCAGTTTCCATGCGTGGCAAtcttctattttcattcatgGTTTTGATGACACTTGCACCGGCCATGAGAATGTATGGAAACTTTCAAACATGGAATTTCAACTATCGAGTATCTGTTCTAGACAATTTTATATTCTCAATAGGTGTTCTTTTTGCATCAATAGACGTATTTTTAATGTCAGAGAGATTTGAAAGTGTTGTAAATCTGACCAAATCGAAATTTAAATTGGAAACAATTGATTTGGACTCAGATTTTCTACAAGACAAAATAAATCTTGTTAAGAATATTACAGAGGATGTTTCTAAAAATACTCTTTACCTCATTTATGTCATGCTATTCTTTTTCACAAGTTTTTCGTTAATACCATTATCCggtttcattttttatcttcttcagTTAAAATCAGCGGAAAATCTTTCTCGGCCTTTCTCTTTGCATTCATATTTCAATGTTCCTTCTTTTATCCCCgaatttgttgaaaatcttGTTTTAACTTCAATAGAACTATTCGGCATTTACTATACTATGGCGGTAACGACTAATATACATGCATTACAATCACTCTcgataaatattttaattggtGATATGAAATTGTTTCAACTGAATGTTGAGGAGGTCGATGAGTGTTTTGAGCAAATTTTGAAGTCGGAAAAATATGAAGATGCTCCAGCTTTAGCAAGGAAAACAATGGAAAATAAGCTGCGTTTAGCGACCAGGAATCTTGTTATAcatcatataaaaatatttaggTGAGTTAAGTTTTGTGTTaattaaatgaaatatattgttactGGATTTCGTATTGATTTTgctaattgaacgagcgttagcgaacgCGATAGCGACTTACTAGAGCCCAAAGTagttttctgtctgtttgtatgttcgacaagaactttagaaagaattggtcaatcagcttcaaattttaaacCCGATTTCTTCGAACCTtattacaggtcaagttcgttggacaacaaaattgattcactccttcgtccttttttaggatataaaaataacattgaaagtgcatatgaaaaaaaatagttttaatttatcattatttatcagtcagctgaaattatttgcatgctatttctgttattatttttcattcatttaagaagctgatgctattatttggcagttgtcagacagacagactttatgcggcgacacatgatttcagctgaataataaaCAACATTTAtttaagttctatattaactcgcttctgttaacgtctgtctgcctgtctgtaacatacacgtaattaatattactacttgtgatagcagttgctatgacaatttttttttttgttctaagtattaaaatgtgagtagaagctattATTAGGCCCatttcacaccaaagctgggccGGGCCGGGCCGTGCCGAGCGGAATCGGCCGGAGGCGGATCGACCGAGCGGAATCTGCCTGCGTTCGCACTGAAACCGATTCACTCAGTAGGTTTTCTAGCCTTGTAGTGAGAACTCACTACGTGGGAAGATCGAACTAAACTGAAAGAAGGCAGAATCCTCTTGGCCGAAAACGCTCGAGTTGGGCGTCAAGCCGACTGCACAAATCCACTCGGCTCGGCCCAGCACCGCTAGGCTCGGCCCGGCGTTGATTTGAATGCTCCTGATTATATCCTGCATAGTTAGCGCGCACGCGGATTCCGCTCAGCTCggcccagctttggtgtgaaacCCCACTTAGTGGGGTCGTCATTCAAGTGTTATAATggtaataatttaaaaatggtATAATTTGTTATTATGGTAATATTGTGTTAACTTATATTGAGTCTACTCGTACTTATACATATTTTACAGTAGTAAAGCAAAAAAGCAAAACTCTGGCATAAAATCTACATTTTTAGCACACaattcaatattgtagaacaaGAGTCTGGATGCTACACCAAAAGCCCTATGTCTCTAGCAATCATATTATCcgaaattctatatttttaagtAACTCCAATCTCATTTTCTTGATTCAGGAAAGTGGAACAATTGAATTACGGATCGAATTTCCGAATATTCTATGTAAACTGTTACATGTGCTTACAGATTGTGTTTGGAATATCTATATTTTTGGTGAGTATCAATATTCCAATTAAAAAATGTACTCactaacataattattatttatttataaataaaatataaatctcagtacccttttaaattattttgtcacaacatgtttgggacattaatccattttcaagtgtatatttatattatagtatttattatatatttagtCTGAGCAATGCCCTATAATAGGAACATTCGCAAGTGTCTGCAGACGACTGCATCAAGTCACATTCACGATTGAGTAGgcagtaataaataaaaaaattaataagcaattcactattattattatttaattttatgttattactcttattatttattattaaaagtgGTAGTAGACTtttatatagttattatatactagcatgtaacccgtgctccgcaatggtctattttaaaacgatgtaatcaaatcttgaataattgaaaataggcctataattatcctacgttaattaagaatctatataaaaatttcatgttaatcagtccagtagttgagacgtgatgatgcgtcagaCATAATAATtgtcctatcccgtacgtgtatgaagccagttctttcctttattatagtatcaaaattgatttattttcactTTAACTTTGTACATTCAATCTTGTTGAAACTTTTTGAAAGAGGTGAAGAAGATACACATTTCACTCAAAACTATTTCTTTGCAGAAaggtgaattaatcaacaaaataaaatacgGCTTTATGACAATTACAATTGTAATTGTGGAATATTTTTTCAGTCAGAATGGACAATTATTACAGAATGAGGTAAgagtcattatcattattaaaatcgTAATAGTAGATTATCATCTTGTTAGAATTTATCTCAAAGATTATTTGATTCACTCTACTTGAGTTAAATTGATTATATtgtcatttttctttgtcccATCATGATTCCAGAGAATACTGAACACTAACAGCTATTATAGTCCTGGACTTATTAACTAATACTAAGATGACTGTCACTAAAActaattcttgaaaaaattatttaataaaatatactttttattcCACATTTATGACTGTACTAACGATGGCCTCACACTTAGAACAATCATCAAGTACtcgtagttctgtgaacagtagacctcacgcagtattgcTTCTCCAGTCATCTGTGtaaatgcatgcaatgaataatatacacttgtcagctgattgattatgaataattctatattctgattaatcctatcttcagagtggatgatataataattatagtgatattggagtatggaggaaattccttttcctttaatattatccttataataaaaaatttcaaaaaaccttgtgtatacatcgacgcgcagttaaaaaaggaatattcctgccaaatctcatagaattctatcaacgcgtttggccgtaaatgcgttacatacatacagacgaaagaaaatccgatttaaaacatagacctcactgcgttcggtcaaattacaaattaaatatatgttttgaattgctgcgattgaatgaatttattactattacataatatgtcatctcaattatgaactTTGAAGAAGTTTGATAGCAAGAACATTATTCATTACTATTTTTCAACAGGGAGAACAGCTAAAAATGGCTTTATATGACAGTAGATGGATCGGAAAACCAAGGTGGTTCATCAGAGCGCTACAAATCCTCATGCTAAGGAGCAACAAATTACCAAAAGTCGGCCTTCTAAACATATTTACACTCAACAGAAACAACATGACTGAGGTGAGTTTTCTTCATAGTctcttattttttcatttgttttcaaattgtGTCAAAATCTGTTATATTTGAAGATATTTTAAATCTGAAGATAACATTTTCCTTATCAAGAATCTTATAAGTACAACATTAACATGATATTCTTTTCTGTTGATATACATAATTTAAGATTTACATAAACAGATAGTACCTATTTATTTTTTGCTCACCAATGACCAATCTGTAGTGTTGATACATTGAACACTATACAGATTGGTCATGGTTACTCTTATGAATTTGATGTGATCCTAATTTCCGACTTGTAAGATTTTTATCGACTTTGAGTACTATTCAGATTTATCCACAAAATCCAAATTCCTTTTTTTCGAACTTGCTTGGTCTACCTTTCCTTTTAAATTGCAGGAAGTATATAATTATGAATACATTTTtgcaaataattaaattaataatggcaatcttgaaaatgattttgtaaataataataataataataataattttcgttGTCTTTGATACTCAAATTGAatgaacattaaaaaaaatatatgtattaaTCGAGTGGACAAGaaacagataaaatatataatgttgaatgtgaaaaatattattattggtttTGTGACAATGATATCTACTGGAAATTATTActttgtaaatatattaaattttcagGTTATCCGAGGAGCATATTCCTAttttaatttgttgaataagttttcataataacaGAATAATCATGTTGAAAAGAAATTGCTGGTGATGCCAATTACGTTTGAAAATATGTTATCAGaaattcgtcaagaaaaatCTCCACGAAGACAGGAAATGTGCAATGAAAAACTTAGAATTGATGACCAATTTCTAATTGAATGAGGAAGGACTTGTTGATTAGCCTCAGGATAAAATTGGCACTTTTAAATTGTAGTCTACTATTAGAATTGTAATGCTATTATTAGCATTAATGATTAACAACTAGGTTATCAACAAAGGCAAAGTATTtcatacaattacaaatttatataataataatcgtGTTACGTTTTTCTTGTACTGgataatattttacaaaagCTAATAATTTATTTAGCTCAACAACATTCGGAGGAATAacaatttcaaagaaaaatattatctattaaGATCAGTGATTCTCAAATGAACCTGAATTGAATggagaataatgataattcagTGGTGTTTTGAGAATGAAGTCCACTTTCATGAATTTGTCTTGAAAGAGATAGCCTATTTTGTTCATAATATGATTCTATATTTTATTCGAACTAATAAAACTATCATAAGTTATTTATAGGTTTGAGTAAAATGCATTAGAATTTAATACGAGGTACCATACATAGGTAATTAGCTTTAAAGTAATTAATAAATCAGCGCGTATAATTCTAGTTTTTTTTGTATAATAACTTTGCT
This window contains:
- the LOC111049045 gene encoding uncharacterized protein LOC111049045 isoform X2; translation: MRGNLLFSFMVLMTLAPAMRMYGNFQTWNFNYRVSVLDNFIFSIGVLFASIDVFLMSERFESVVNLTKSKFKLETIDLDSDFLQDKINLVKNITEDVSKNTLYLIYVMLFFFTSFSLIPLSGFIFYLLQLKSAENLSRPFSLHSYFNVPSFIPEFVENLVLTSIELFGIYYTMAVTTNIHALQSLSINILIGDMKLFQLNVEEVDECFEQILKSEKYEDAPALARKTMENKLRLATRNLVIHHIKIFRKVEQLNYGSNFRIFYVNCYMCLQIVFGISIFLKGELINKIKYGFMTITIVIVEYFFSQNGQLLQNEGEQLKMALYDSRWIGKPRWFIRALQILMLRSNKLPKVGLLNIFTLNRNNMTEVIRGAYSYFNLLNKFS